The genomic region CAAAATCACCAGGTTTCTGGatggtgaaaaaatatttccttgtaaATAACACAAAAGGGCAAATTCTTGACTGTATCTGAGTGTCACTCAAATGCAGTGAGGGAGGTGGCCTGTCTGGGAATCGGTTACGGATCCTTGATACTAAGTGCCATCAGAAATTAGAGCCATAGCTCTATCTCACCCAGTTGGAAGATCAGGCATAGTAGAGctctgctccaccatgccccCTTCCtggagggttgccaactttctaattgcacaaaaccaaacacccttgtcccgcccttctctgaggccctgaccccgctccctccacacacacacccccctccatcacttgctcttccccaccctcactcattttcactgggctggggcagaggtttggggtgcaggagtgcgTGAGGACttgagctgggggtgcaggttctgggatggggacagaaatgaggggttcagggtgtgagaggggactctgggcttgggcaggaaattggggaaggagagggggtgagggctccatttggggatgcgggctctggggtggggcgagggatgaggagtttggtgtgcaggatggggctccatgctggggccaaggggttcataGTATGGGAGGAAGCTAAGTGCTGAGGGAGGGGTTTTGGgtgtgggggtgcgggctctggggtggggctggggatgaggggattgggctgcaggagagggctccaggctggggccaaggggtttgtagtccgggaggggactcaggggtggggcatgggattggggtgcaggaggtggtcagggctccagctggggatgcgggctctggggtggggcctgggatgaggagtttggggtgcaggagggagatccaggctggggccaaggggttcagagtctgggagggggctcagggccgggggaaGGGTTTGTGGTGttgagggggtgtgggctctggcagggagtgtgggctcgggggtggggctggggatgaggggactggggtacaggaaggggctcagggcgtgggccgggggctggggtgcaagaggggattaggagtgtgggagggggttccaaccttgagcagggtgttggggtgtgggaggagcttcAGGGTGCAGGCTGTAGCCGgccggcacttacctcaggcggttCCTgtaagcagccggcatgtccagctcctaggtggaggggccaaGGGGCTCTGCGCCCTACCCATgcccacaggcgctgcccctgcatgTCCCATTGTCCACGGtttccagccaatgagagctgtggagccaacgccagtgccccaggctggggcagtgcatggagcccccatAGACACCCCTGCACATAGGAGATGGACatgcagccacttccaggagccgtacggagccaggacaggcaaggagcctgctttagccctgctGCGCACTGACCGGACTCTTAtaggcccagtcagtggtgctgtccggagccgccagggtctcttttcaatcaggcattccagtcaaaaaccagatgcctggcaaccctaccttcctgcttctcccctttccctgagaagaGAACATGTGGCCTTGTATTTCTTGCTTACCTTCCATCGGACAGGATTTAGTGCCTTAACCTGTTCATTCATATCTTCGTCAACATTAAATCTATTAATTACTGAATTTAATTTGAAAGCCACAGCATAATCTTGGCACCACTTTCTCAGTCTTTGGAGATTCTCAATGTGGTTCTTGTTTCCTTGTCCACGGCCAATTAAAACATTGACTTCCTCATCAAAACTATCACAGGAAACTGCAAGAATGTCTAGATATTCACctgaaataaacaaaacattaaaTTATATTCAATGTCTGTAGTAAAGAGTCATTaagtgcccagctctgccaccttcCACCTTCAAGTACACCCTCAAAACCCATCATGAGGAACCCTATCAAAGAGGATTCCACATGGTCATGGGAGGACTGGAGAGCATCTTAAAGGTGACACACCTCTCTTCTACACAGACATGGGGACACCTGGGGCTAATGTATTTAAAGTCAGTCTAAATACCTCTGATCTAAAAGTACATATAAAACTATTTGGTTTTGTTTGCATTTACTGtaaatatattattaaaaaatATCCACAGACAGACTCCTTACTATAAAGTTGAATTGAAAAGACTCCTGAAACCTGTGCATCTTTATAAACATATACATCATTTTTTCTTACCGTAACGCTTGAACCATCGTTCTCTAATCATGCTGCCATTGCTCACAATGCTGACACTTGGCAGTTTTAGCTCCTGCTTGCAAAACTGGACCAATTTGCCCACAAATTCTCCTCTCTCTTGCAGAAATGGCTCTCCTCctgaaaagtttattttttccATACCTAGTATTtgacaaaaaaagagaaatactATTTAGATTGGATCAATTTAAGTTTTGGGAACTTTTTCTCACAACATATGCACAGAAGAATGCAGATGATTTGCACAGATATACTAATGGTGAACCACAGTCCATAgagctcccattgagttcaataaaCTGTTTCAAATATGTATGAAGAGGGGCAACCCCTTTTTCTGCTAAAGTTTTGCTATGATTTTCATAAACATatgaaattcccattgacttcaatggagccaagatttcacccctcgTCTCTATTCATGATGTAAAGTACCATGCACATTATTGTATTGAAGATTATTTACAAATCATTAAATTataaggccaatattttcaaaccagGGTATCTGAAAAGCTactcctaaatccacatttagatACTTTATTTATGGATTTAGCAAGCTATCTTCAGGAACTCAAGCTTTGAAAATGTGGGCTAATAATATAACAACattggtctacaatttttgagaagtcgtctgcttcagagataaaatgtgctattttgatgtgctgaattcaaatatgacaattaaaacaactgattggctactgtttcttagatatttaagtttttacattttatgtctatgtatattgtgtagatagtagagttttaatcataaattgtaaacctaggtcttttcatgtgtttatggttgctttacaagataatatttcacctgtcctgtttatgtaacactttaaaaatcagcaaaagggttatataactaaaatgtattatgaaacaaaaggcaaaaaactattatgtacatagtttagtcctattcagtgtctacttggcgcttcttggcttgtcttttgtattcattaaatggagcatctcttgtcactgtccagcaatagtctgcaagcattgatgggctccatttgccctgatagcgtttctccattgttgcaatgtcctgctcgtcgctcactgctccgcagttcggtggaaaaaatctagatgagagtgcaaaaaatgtatctttagtgacatgttgcaaccaaggcttttgtatgccttgaggaggttttccaacctgtagttgtctgccttgttgtttctgagaaaatttattgccactaactggaaggctttccatgccgtcttttccttgccacacagtgcatggtcaaatgcatcatctcgaagaagttcacgaatctgaggaccaacaaagacaccttcgtttatcttagcttcacttaaccttggaaattttccacagaggtacttgaaagctgcttgtgttttgtcaatggccttgacaaagttcttcatcagacccagcttgatgtgtaagggtggtaacaaaatcttccttgattcaacaagtggtggatgctgaacacttttcctcccaggctccaatgactgtcggagtggccaatctttcttgatgtagtgggaatctcttgcacgactatcccattcgcagagaaaacagcagtactttgtgtatccagtctgcacaccaagcaagagagcaacaaccttcaaatcgccacaaagctgccactgatgttggtaatagtttatgcacctcaaaagttgtttcatgttgtcataggtttccttcatatggactgcatgaccaactggaattgatggcaaaacattgccattatgcagtaaaacagctttaagactcaccttcgatgaatcaatgaacagtctccactcatctggatcgtgaacgatgttgagggctgccatcacaccatcgatgttgttggaggccttccatgaagaagaatgggacaagatccttttgacggtcacggaacatggaaaccctaacatcacctgccaggagattccactgctgtagtctggagcccaacagctctgccttactcttgggtagttccaaatccctgacaaggtcattcagttcaccttgtgttatgaggtgtggttcagaggaggaggatgggagaaaacgtgggtcctgtgacattgatggttcaggaccagaagtttcatcctcttcctcgtctgactcaagtgagaatgattctggtgcatcaggaactggcagtccttctccgtggggtactgggcgtatagctgatggaatgtttggataatgcacagtccactttttcttctttgacacacctttcccaactggaggcaccatgcagaagtaacaattgctggtatgatctgttggctctctccaaatcattggcactgcaaaaggcatagatttccttttcctgttcaaccactggcgaagatttgttgcacaagttttgcagcatatgtgtggggcccacctcttgtcctgatctccaattttgcagccaaaataaaggtgataggctttcttaaccatagtggttatactgtgcttttgtgatgcaaaagtcacttcaccacaaacatagcagaagttatctgcactgttcacacaagtacgaggcatctctgctcactttggctaaacagaaatgtgtccctttgcaaaatcaaacactgacaaataagagagcacgacactgtatgattttgAGAGCtaatatagggcaatttgttcagcagagtgatgtaagcttcgttatgattgcatcatccatgacttctaggaataacatgatgtaATTCATATCTTGTATGacacaataccagcttcagattgcatcatttattgttttgcctaaaaagcaagtactgtccaaacccagtcatagatttattcatagatccagtcaaagatgtattttagtcatttctggtttaaattgagatcccttccctttataactcacttatcctccgctattcccaagtcaagggttgtATATACTGactcaatagcatatcttgaaaactaggcTAGTAGAAAAaggtgcagagggagggagaatTGGGGCATTTTTTGATCAAAAGAGGGGGTTTTGTCAATTCCCTTCCCCATTAAATTCAACATTTGgataatacatttaaaataataattattaataataatagcaatCAGTCAGAATCTGGACCATGTCAGAGTATTTGCTGCACTAATTGGATGACCCAGCCAGGCGGGCGGCGGATGCCCTCAGCCTACAGCCCTGGTCCCAGCAGCGGAGTTCACCCCGGGGGTCCCAGGGCCAGCAGTGGGGCAGACTCACCCGCCTCCTTGAGCATGGCCAGCCCCCTCTTGGCCTCCTCGAGGGGCAGCACGAAGGAGGTCTTGGCTGTGTGGAAGCAGAAGCCGCAGCGGTAGTTGCACTGGCGGGTGAAGTGATAGTTGACGCTGGTGGGGACCGTGGGCACCTCGGCGCCATCCGGCTCCCCAGCGCCCTCCTCCAGCAGCGGGGGGCTCCTCCCCGGCAGCAGCGCCCCCCGGAGCCGGCAGGAGAAGGGCGCTAGGCAGAGCCACAGGGCGCTCAGCTGCGCCTGGAGGACCCGGAGCAACATCGCCAGCGCCTGGGGCAAGCCGCGCATCTCGGCCAGGTGCATCGCGGCGCGGGGCTGCAGCGCTCTGGAGCGCCGGGCAGGGGCGCGGGCCCCATTTAATAGCGGCGAGCATGTGACGGGCGCTgctgcctggggaaggggaagggaaaggggcagTTTCGGTTTCCTTTACGGAGAAGCGAAACTTGGCCCCGGGTG from Mauremys mutica isolate MM-2020 ecotype Southern chromosome 3, ASM2049712v1, whole genome shotgun sequence harbors:
- the RSAD2 gene encoding radical S-adenosyl methionine domain-containing protein 2; protein product: MHLAEMRGLPQALAMLLRVLQAQLSALWLCLAPFSCRLRGALLPGRSPPLLEEGAGEPDGAEVPTVPTSVNYHFTRQCNYRCGFCFHTAKTSFVLPLEEAKRGLAMLKEAGMEKINFSGGEPFLQERGEFVGKLVQFCKQELKLPSVSIVSNGSMIRERWFKRYGEYLDILAVSCDSFDEEVNVLIGRGQGNKNHIENLQRLRKWCQDYAVAFKLNSVINRFNVDEDMNEQVKALNPVRWKVFQCLLIEGENTGEDALREAEKFIISNEDFERFLDRHREVSCLVPESNQKMRDSYLILDEYMRFLNCRNGRKEPSKSVLDVGVEHAIKFSGFDEKMFLNRGGKYVWSKADMKLEW